The DNA segment AACTTTAATTTTATCATTGATTGTCTTTATAGCAGTGAGGTCTTTCTCAAATAATCATACATTTATATGTAAATCTTTAGCAATAAATATTACTCTACAATTAAGAGTTTGTTTTTAGGATATTTTACCGAATATTTTAAGTCTAGTTCCTTTTTATCATTAGGATCCAAACTAAACTCCCACTTAACTTCACCGCTATCTTCATTAAATTTCCCCCGTGAAATATTTAGTACATCAACTTCAATTTCCTCCCTGATTGAAACAGGAACCTGATCAGCTATGAGTATATTGATTTTTTGTTTTTTATTATTCTTCACAATAGTTTTCCATGCTTTTGTTTCTTTCTTTTTACTGCCAATAAATTGTTTGCTGGTGTAGTCTTTAATTTTTTCTCTTGTAACAGATACTTTTTTATCACTTCCCAATGAAATTTCCAGAGTATCCGAAGCATATCTAACATCCAATAAAGTTTTGCCAACATAGGTACCCTCAAAGAATACATTTGCTTCACCTTCAAGTAAATTATATTTTTCCCAATCAATAATATTAGCTATTAAGAAAGCATTTCTGTTAATCTTTGGCACACTGTAATATTGATAATCAGCAGGAAGGCTGTAAAACTCAATATCTACCATATAACTTTTATTGTCCGATTTTACAGTATAAGGAGTGTCTACTTCAAAATCAACGGTTGTTTGTTTTTCAACCTGTATTGTAGGTATCGACAAACTACTGGCTCCCCGTATTTTTATATTTGATTTATCAGTGTTTACGCCTGCAACCTTTCCTCTAAGACTTTTGGAAACCGATCTGCTACCGTATCCGCTAACAACAACTTCATCCAAAGCCATTGCACTCTCCTTTAAAACAACATTTATTACATTTTTTGAAATTGGCAATGTCTTTGTTTCATAGCCTATAAAGTCATAGGTAATATGTGAGGCATTATTGGGAATTGTGATCGAGTAATTTCCATCAAAATCGGTTGAAGTTCCTATGGTTGTTCCTTTAATCATTATACTTGCCCCCGGTAATGCTTCACCATTTGAATCCATCACCTTTCCTCTTACATTATTAATTGACTGTTTGTAACTGGGAGGTAAAGTGTTATAGTTTAATAAATATGTTTTCAATTCAGGAGCTACACCTGATACATTTGGATCGGAAGAAGAGAATTTGAGCTTTACATTTTTCCAGTTAACCTTAGTGTCCTGTTTAACATTTGCCTTATATATTAATTGCACCGGTTCGTTTATATTTTTTGCTCTGATATCGTACGAAGGGAACCATCCTGCATTACCAACTACATATGATACTTCAAAAGAAAATGTAGCCCTTTTTTTTGCATCAACTTTTACTATTACTTCACCGGTAG comes from the Bacteroidota bacterium genome and includes:
- a CDS encoding mucoidy inhibitor MuiA family protein — encoded protein: MRAISILIFSLVFSNFIYSGEITEKELTTEVKEVTVFIEGAQVTRKKTVDLAPGKSILKFIRLSPFIDSKSVQVKAEGQVTVLSVNHQQNYLDKSVKSKELKELEKQLKNTEDKISLENTYLSILREELAFLQENRDIGGKNEQINVVNLKQASDFYSKKLTSLKLEEIERNNNLIKLHTEKTKIQNQIKTLSSKKEFPTGEVIVKVDAKKRATFSFEVSYVVGNAGWFPSYDIRAKNINEPVQLIYKANVKQDTKVNWKNVKLKFSSSDPNVSGVAPELKTYLLNYNTLPPSYKQSINNVRGKVMDSNGEALPGASIMIKGTTIGTSTDFDGNYSITIPNNASHITYDFIGYETKTLPISKNVINVVLKESAMALDEVVVSGYGSRSVSKSLRGKVAGVNTDKSNIKIRGASSLSIPTIQVEKQTTVDFEVDTPYTVKSDNKSYMVDIEFYSLPADYQYYSVPKINRNAFLIANIIDWEKYNLLEGEANVFFEGTYVGKTLLDVRYASDTLEISLGSDKKVSVTREKIKDYTSKQFIGSKKKETKAWKTIVKNNKKQKINILIADQVPVSIREEIEVDVLNISRGKFNEDSGEVKWEFSLDPNDKKELDLKYSVKYPKNKLLIVE